A window of Fusarium falciforme chromosome 1, complete sequence genomic DNA:
agctcggccttcttggcaacGCCAAAGGTAGCACCAGCAATGGTACCAGCGACGTGGCTACCGTGTCCgttctcatcatcgtccttgTCTTCAGTCAGCCAAACATATCCTCTCACAATGCGCAAATCATCAATATACTTACGACGTTGTTAATGAAGTTGCCTCCAAAAGTGGCACGGCCCTCAAACTCAGTGTGAGTTGTCTTGATACCGGTATCAACCACATAGGCAACAATGCCCTCGCCAGCGCTGTCGTCAAAGACATAGGTATCCTCGTTGGGCTGGGCGTGAGAAAGACGGTCGAGACCTGGGGGAGCGTTGACCTGGGCAATGGCGCCGTTGAGCTGGACATGGGTATCGGCCTCGATGTAGGCAACTTCGTCAGCATCGTAAAGGTCCTTGATCATCAAATCGTCGGCGTCGAGGGACATGGCTCGCCACTTGTTCATCTTGAAGGAGTTGATGGTGGTGGAAAGGTTCAGGCCGTTGAGGCCTCGCTTGTTGAGGTTTCGCTTCTTGATAGCCATGGCAAATGAGGCCTCCTTGGCGCTgatggcatcatcgtcgAAGTCGTCGTTGTTGAAGACAACAATGTACTTGTTGGGAATGATGTTCTGGGCATCGGGGTTCGAGACCATTGTTCGGAGGAAGGAGCTGATTCCAACCTTGCCAGTGACCTCCTCGGGGACATCAGGGAGGGATTCGGCCATATCCTTGAAGCCAGCCGACAGATCCAgaggggcggcggcggcgaaggGGGCCGAAAGGAGCAGGGTAGCGAAGAGACTCTTGAAGATcgccatggtgatggtgtttttaACTGAAGATTCGTGGGTATATGGGAAGAAATATGCTGGAGCGCGAAAGTGAACTGGTTCCAGCCGTTTCACTCAAGTAGATAGATAGTTGCTCGGTCGTCTAAGAAGTCGATATCGAGTCAAGGAAGAGAGCGGTGCCTTGGATGGCAAAGCAGTAAAGGAATGAGTACTGAAACTGATAGAGGAGGCAGGCGATCAACGCTCCTCTCGAAACGGTAAATAATGAACGGTCGAAAGTAGGTGCGCGATGCACTGTTCGGGAACAGTCAAAGGAGGGTGATTAAGGAACTGTCTAGCAGCACAAATCCGAAAAGGGAAATATCAGAGAGTGAGATAGAAAcaagggaagggaaaatGATGAACAAGAAAGTAATTGAAAGACAAAAGGAGACGTCTTCCACAATAGGAACCCGAACAAGAACAATAGAATGAGAATGGCCGTCCAGCAGCTGTGATGCGCGGGCAGGCGTGGATTTAATAGGAGAAATCGAACAATGGCATTTGGGCGCGAAGCTGGCCTCTGACTGGTGGCATCTGAACCAGGTCCAGGGCCAGGAGAGCCGCAAGATGCATTGGATGCATGGTGCCCGCGGGGGACGACGGCCAACGTCTGGCAGTGGCGCCGCTAACGCTAGGGGTCGTGGATCCAGGGCTTCGGTGTCAGGGACAGGGGCTCGACCATGTTTAGCGCAGCAGAGCGTGCGACCATGGTCGGAGAGTCTCTGCCAAGTCAAACTGCCCAAGAGCCCCTTTGCTCTACTGTACTTGAATCGTAACCTCCGGCACAAGAGGTTGCAGTCGAAACTTGCACGCTTCCCTTGGTGAATCGCGTCGAAACCATTCCTGCTTTATGACGGTGTTGGCAGTGTCTGTTATTGTATGAGCGCCTAGCGGCAGCATCGACTGATTGGCCCGCCGCGTCTGATTGCTGTTTCTCAGATCCCTTGGGGAACATGACGGCAGTACCAGCTGATGGGTTCGTGTCCCCGTACTTGGCCGTCGTCAGCTGGCAAAGCGTTGGGTGAGAGAAGCTGTTTTTGTTACCCACAACCGCGGTACCAGGCCCATTGCCGCCAATAAGACGGGGCCAATCCGGCGTCGTCAGTGTCTCAACCAGATGCCCGCGCGTCAAAACTCTGTTGCCGACGACTTTCCTTTCTAAAGAGCGGCAAACTCAAGGCTCAAGATCTGTGATTCTTCCTCGGCATTCTGTAGTTATTTCCCACTTCATGCGGTAGCTGAATCGAAACCCAGCGTCCATCAGCCTCCCAGACTGAATTTGGGTACAAAACCGTGTCGATCAGATCGAGCCCTGGGATGCAATCAAAGATATGCAGCCTGCGTCATTGGCAACGGCAGCAGAACCGTCAAGCCCCTTGTTTGAGAGGCCTTGGCATCTCTTGGGCCTCTGGTAGAGGCGCAAACTCGTTGGCGGCCGCCACATCCCAATGTCACCTCGACGCGGAGGTTCCACTCATTGGAAACCAGCCCAAGAATCGGCGCTTGGTGCCCCTGTAACTGCCCGGCCGGGTTTTGAAACCAGTGACACTGGGCTTTTGCTCTGGCGTCTGGAGCTGCCAGGCACAGATGGATTTGGTTGGCTCCCGTGTGCCCTCGCCGCGTGGCGCCTGATCTCCCAAACATGCCTTATTCATGCCGATTCGAATTGCAGTCTTTTCTCGGGCTAACAATTTGGCTCGTCTGTCGTCTAAATCATGGTGATACATTTGGAAGGTTTCTGTTTCGTTTGGTGCGTATCGGGAAAAATTCTGCATCTCCCGTCGCCTGCCAGGATCTCACTCAGCTTGAAGCCCCTTGAACGACAGGCCCTGGGTCGCTCACCGTTGAAAACAACCGGGGGTTGTTTTGTCCGTCCAGAACTGGCTTCGAAAGCCGGCCACAACAGACGAGGAAGCATTGCGGGGGGCTCCGATAGCCCCGGCTGGTCGGGGTGTTCTGCAGGTCACGGGCCATGCTTGTCTCGAACAAGGCCGGGGATCGAAGGTGTTGTATCGAATTCTGGTGTGGCTCTTGACCAAGACCGCCTGGAAGCATGGGGGTTGGCGGAAATGGCCCTGGATCAAGAAGGCGACCTTCTTTAACGAGACGATTGGCAGGGGGTTTATTGTGCCCTGACCCTTGGACGGATATTTTCGTCATGCAGTGATGTGAGGCAGAGGACGGGGTCTGCACGGGCGAAACAAGAAGCGAAGACTTCGGCTTGTGGGAGGAACGCTGAACCATGCGCAGGCTTGCGAATAGCCTCTTTTTGCTAAGGAGGTCAGGTTGTCAAGGAGAGGTTGGTATTTTATTGATCAGGGCCTGGCTGTTTGACTCCCATCACGACATGTGACTAAGCTGTGTGAAGATGATTAACGGAAGGACCGCCCCAGGGTGTTTTAAGCATACCTGCCTCCCTTAACGTTAAGTCAAAATACGATGCCGTCTTATCCAGCCCGATGGAGGTAAAACCTTTTCCCCCGATCAAGAATCGCATCTGTTTCAATGTCACTTGATGAAACCCCGAGGTAATAGCATCTATAAACAAGAGACTCCACGTCGGTCCAGATCTCGTCGCATAATTCTGCTGTCTCATCTCGACTCACTTGGCGCCAGGGGCCCCTGTGCCAGAATCCATCGCTCACGGAACGTATAGCACAATGTGCTGCTGCAGGGCCCAAGATATGGCCACGCGAATTTTTCCCCCGTGCCGAGCCGGTTACCTGGCTCATGAGATCAACGGTTTGGCGGGATAGTGAGACCAGGGGGTACACGTGACCCGCTGCGTGACTTGGTCCCGGGCTTCTCTGACGCCGCGCACTTCAATTACGAGGCATCCAATCCAAACATCTGCCATCTGTCAACCATTCCAAATCATACTCGAAACCGCTTCTTTTCTAGCTTTTGTTTTACCAGCCGCCCGCTAAAACCATGCCAGGAGGATGGCGTTCAGGACAGAGCATGGCGCCTTGATGTGCAAAAGTGCGGGAGAAACAATCCCCTTGCGGCTCGTGGTCATAGCTTGACACTTCCAGAGCGGAAACCCGGCCATGAAAAAACTACCCCTTAGTCAAACTGCGCTCGTAAAGGCAGGGTTTGGTTTGCCTCGGCCATGACCTGTGGCTTGTGTGGGCAGATGGTGCAGACGACAGATGAAACCGATAATGCCTTGAACTCAGTGTCAACCTTCGGTCCAGCCCAATGCAGAACTACGGCAAGTCGCTCATCAATTCTGCCTCCAAGGACCTTGTTTAAGCTAGGGCCGGTTTCCAGGACGAGCTTTGGTGGCAAGTCATCTCGTCCCTATTGATGCTCCCGTCTTTGTTCAACCCACCACCCACCAGAGCAATTGTGGCAGGCACAAAAGTCTCTGTCGTAATTGAATACTCTCGGGGGTCTTTCGATCGATACCTTTCCTCAGATGCCGGACAAATTCGAAGAATCGATAGATCAACCGTTCGATGAAATCATTCTAGTATTTGTAAGAATCACTGAGGTGGCACTAACAAGAATGACCAGCGATATCAAAAAGAACTGCCATGGCTGATCACCCAAGACCactttagctattagatGTCTTGTGCTGCTGTACATCTGACGAGGCACATGCCTGATGCTGTCATCCAGACACCCAAAGTGAAGTGCCAGACAAGTTTGGTTTTTACGCTGTCATATAGCCACCATCGACTGGCAACGCAACACCTGTGATCCATGCCGCCTGGTCGCTAGCCAGAAAGCAAGCCGCCTTGGCCACATCGTCAGCAGCTCCCAATGATCCCCAAGGATGGAGAGCAACGGTAGCAGCGCCCAGGGCCTCATCTTCCAGCATGACGCGATCCATTTCTGTCTTGACGACTGCAGAAAACATGAAAAATTAGTCAAGAACAGATGTCCGGAGATGCGGTGACTTACAGCCGGGACAGATGGCGTTGGCGTGGATCTTGGACTGGCCGTACTCACGGGCGATGCACTTTGTCATATGAACCACGGCCGCTTTGGAGGTAGAGTAAGAGACTATTGGCAGAAGAGTTAGTGCTTAGATGAATACATGCTTGTATGGACCAACTGTGTTCAATCTCAGGTTTCAGGCCGTAGACGGACGCAATATTGATGATCCATCCTCGGTCGCCCGTGGGCCATGGCTCCTGACGAAGGAATTGCCGAATGACATATTTACAGCCCAAGAATACCGATCTGGTATTTACGGCCCAGGTAGTGTCAAAGGTAGAATCATCCGTGTCGGCGATCAGCTTGGGTCCTAGCTTTCCGCGAGACTCGAGAGAAATGCCAGCATTGTTAACAAGGACATCCACCCTGCCAAAGGTGTTCACGGCGGTGTCAACGAGAGACTGGACATCGTCGGAAGAGGAGACGTCGGTTCGGACAAAGATGGCTTTGCCACGTGCTTCTTGGTTGATCAAGTCCACAGTGGTGGTTGGCGTGCTCGGGGTATCGGGGCGAAGATCAGCGCAGACGATTTTCCATCCCATCCGGCCATAGTTGAGGGCGATGGCACGGCCGAGGCCAGAGGATGCTCCAGTGACAATGGCAACTTTGGAACTCATATTTGGGATTTGAAGTTGAGGAAATGCACATGGGCTAGACATCTACATTGAACTATCAAAAATCTCAATAATGTGTTTTAGTAGGTGGCTGATAAGGAGGCCAAACCATGACAACCATGGGATCACTCCTTCAAAGCTCGCATTTTGGCCAAATTAGGAACAGCCCGGGCGTCATGATGGTACTGTGAGGGGTAGTTGAGAATCTTCCATTTGGCACTCAAATAAAAGACTCGGACTTACTCCAAATGGAGTTAGCAAAGCCATGAACAGATTTACGCGCAGAGATATAAGACAATGAGAAAGGATGTAATCGATTGTGGGAGCCATTTCTGCGATACTCTGTTACTATATGTTGACATCTACGGAGGATTATTCTACACAGCTTTATTACACGATTCCTCGTTTGCCGCACTCTcctttcaacaccaactcctTGCCCAATTCTTAATCACGGAATCgtatcatccatcatcatggctggcgAGTTTACCGGGAAAGTCGCTCTCGTCACGGGTGCGTCAGGAGGTATAGGGTATGCCTGTGCTAATCTCCTTGCATCTCGAGGCGCGAGTGTGGCTCTACTGGATCTTGCGGATACTACAGCCCGAGCTCGACAACTTGAAGACCTTTTTGGTGTACGGACACTGCCTGTTCGGGTCGACGTGACCAAGAGTGAGGTGGTGCAAGACGCAGTGAGAAAAGTTGTGTCGTGGGCGGGCCGTCTTGATATTGCCGTCAATGCAGCGGGCATTCTGCCCAAGGGTGCCAACATTGATGCGACCGATCCTGCTAGCTGGGCTGCGGTGATCAATGTCAACCTGAATGGCACCTTTCACTGTATGCAGCAAGAGATCCGAACCTTTCTCGAGCTTGGGGTGCCAGGATCAATCGTCAACCTCTCCTCGGATGCAGGAACCATTGGAACGATAGGATGCGCAGGTTACGTCGCTTCCAAGCATGCAGTCAACGGCCTCACCAAGACAGCGGCGCTGGAAAACGCAAAGAAGGGCATACGTGTCAATGCCGTGGCGCCTGGAAATATCAACACGCCCATGCTGAGCCACCTCGGTTTGTCTGCCGATGAGCTGGCTCACGCGACTCAGCCATCAGGCAAGCTGGGCAAGCCTGAAGAGGTGGCCGAGTTGATCTGCTTTTTGCTTTCTGAGCGTGCGGAGTTCATGACTGGGTCTATTGTGGCGATTGATGGAGGTACTACGATTGCTGGCTTCTCGAATGGTGATGCATCGGGTGCATATATTGGGTAGGATGATGGAGATATGCTCCATGAGACAGCGATTAGAAGAGAGAAGCACGCAAATGCTCTTGTCAATCTTGTTGATATCCCTCCTGGTGTTATTCAAAGGTACAGGTTAGGCTTGAGCACAACTGCTCGAGGATACATGCACCTTTACCGCTGGGATCGGATTGGCTGACGATTGACCCACAGGAGAGACCCTTGTATATTGATTTCTGGAGAAGAATACTTCTCCTTTGAACCTCGATACAATGCTTGCAACTGTGAACCGTGCCCTGTTTAGCAGATGTAAAACATCTCAATGATAGATGAAGGGGTACCGGTTGAGCATGAATAGTAAAATTTTCAAGTACTTGACTAATTCAAGATAGAAATTCAACAAATCCTTGAGATGCAAGCGCCTCGTCCCCAAGCTCAGTCATACTGCTCCGGCTCTGGAGTCTGGTACTCTTTACGACCGAATGCGACCCAATACACCAAAGCATAGAGAAAGACACCAACAATGACACAAGACACATAGTTCATCAGGTCTGCTTGGACCGGGATGAAGGAAGGGAAGCAGTAGAAAACGAGCGCGATCAACGTCCAAACCAAAACGACAATGTTGGCAACCAAGCCGAGCTTGGGAAACCAAAAAGGACCTGGCGTGATTCTTGACCGGCCATGCCACAAAAGGCACGCGATGCAGGTAGAGTAGGTGATGTACTGAAGAAGAATACCGCCGGACACCAGGGAGTTGAAGGCAAGCTGCGAACCCATGTAGATACATCCAAGCACGGcagtccagcagcagcaccagaTATGGGCGTAGATGGGGGTACCGTATGGTTCGGGGGCAATCTGGGAAAGGAATCGATGGAATGGAAATCCCTTGTCCTTACTGAAAGCCCAGGCGATGCGGGATTGCCAAGTGTGAATACCAATGATGGCACCGGCTGCGGAAACCAAGACGATACTCTGCAGACCCAAGGCCGCGGCCGTGTTTTGGCTGAATGCATCATAGAAGATTTGTAACGAAGGCGTCGCAGAGTTGACAATGGTTTCGACAGAAGGGGCCGAGAGGAACAGTGCGAGAATGATGGGGAAGCCGGTTGCGGTGCCCAGAGCTACTGTGACAAGCAGGGCTTGAGGGATGTTTCGTCGAGGGTTGGGGACCTCGTCGGCGAGATGTACCGTGGCATCGAGGCAGGAGAAGGCCCAGTTGGGGGCATTAAGGCCGATCAGGAAAGCCACACCGTTGGGCCATCCCGAGATGTTGTACAAGTTGACAAAGAGACCTTCGCCTGTCTGCTTGTGGGGGCTCGCGGCCAAGATGCTAACAAAGACGACGGTGACGGTGCAGACGGtgaaggcgaggaggaagcgacTGACCCAAGGGAGAACGCGCTCGAAACAGTTGAATGAAAAAGCCAAGAGGTTCAGGACTTGGAACCCCACGAATCCCATCCATGGCTTGTATTCAAAGTCGGGGTGTGTCAAAGAAACCATGGCGAAGATGGTGGTCGGAACCGCGAGACAGACTGAGGCACAGGTGCATACAGCCCCAGCCCACCCAACGATGCCGGTGACATAGGAGAGGAAGCGTCGACAGCTCGGGGGAGCCAAGACGGCAACCCAGTAATATTGACCTCCCGAGTGAGGTAGAGCTGAGGCAAGTTCCCCTAGGCTTATGGCAACGGCGACGGCAATGATTGCCATCATGATGAAGCCGTAGATGAAGAGCGGTGGACCACCGAGGGCAGCACCACTGGCGAGACCCACGATGAGGGTGATGGccgtgttggtgatggaatgGCCGATGCCCATGGCTGTCCAAATGGTAAAGGGCTTCTCGTGGATATTACGATGTTGTCCGTCCATGATGGACATGCTGGGCGACCGCTGAAGCTGGTCGAGCTGTTGGCCCTTGTGTTCTTTGGTGGGAGTTTCTGCATCCATGATGTTCTGCCACTTGAGGATACACAGCCAAGAGGAAATGAATAAAGAGATGCAGAGGAATGGGTGTTGTGAGGAGGACGTTTGCAACTGAAGGGATGAAGGATGACTGGTAGCCGCCTTCTTATCCAAATGGCAAACTTTGATTTATCAACTAGAACTATCAAGTAAATCACAAGATTCTAGCCCCCTTGCTGTTATCAAGACCGGATCTGTGATAGCAAGCATTCGAAGACTGGGGAAAACCTGGAGAAGAATCCATCCGTACCATTCGGGGTCCGGCTGGCCGGGTCAGTAGATAGCACACCACGCAATAGTTACCATGACAATGTTACATGGCTAATCGTATTGGTCCCCGGTGTTAGTTGGAAACGACCGAATCGCTGGGCCCCAAGGGTCTGGCACCTCGCACATTGGCCAAATTGGGTTAAGGCCCGGGCCCATCCCCATGGGTCGGCATCACGAGAGGGTGGATGGCGGATATCATGAGAGAGATTAGACGCCCTCGCAATTTTTCCATAATAGTCAAGAAAATAGGCCATTTCATGATGGACATCAAAGTCTATAGTCTGGGTATAAGAACCTTGAGTTGAATGGTCATGGTTGTTGCCCATGCTTGACACAACTTGGTCACTTACAAGCAAGTCTTTTCGCCTGCCACCTCAACTCACACCCAgcgaataaaaaaaaaaaaaaaaaagtcaatCATGTCTTTTATTGCCTCTCCGGAACAGGTCCGCGCCTTTGAGGAGTTCTCCTCCAaaccctccttctcccaggaggccatcgtcatcgacTTCACCACTACCCCCGAATATGTCCGCAGTGTTCTTCCCCCAGGCCTAGAACCAGGCGACACTCCCACGGGACACATCCTCATGTCTACCATGGAGAGCAAGCTGTGCGGCGAGTTCGACTGCGCTATCGTGAGCTTGGACGTCAAGTACCGCGGCAAGGCCGGCACATTCATGCTCgagatcatcatcagcaaTGATCTCCCTGTCACCTGGGGCCGTGAGGTCTGGGGTGAGGCCAAAAAGACTGGTACATGCCGTCTCTGGCGATCTGGAGACTGGCGCTATGCCTACGCTGAGCGCAACGGTGTCCGTCTCCTCGAAGTGCAGGCAAAGTTTGGCGAGGACCTCCCTCCCCGCGTCCGGGACGCGATCAACTTTGAGATAAAAGCGTATCCCCATTCCCAGGGCAAAGGTCTTCAATGGGAACCTCTCATCAGCACCCTTGAGGTTCGAGAGCACGACGTCCACCACTCTGTTGGCGAGGGCCGCCTGACCATCCGGGGCACCACTGCCGACCCTCTCCACAGCATCCCCATCCTGGCCGTCAGCGAGTTTAAGTATACCACTGGCCGAGCCGACTATACCGTGGTCTCGGTGGATGAGCTCGGCGTGGGCGAGGCATACTTGCCCCATCTGATCGGCCGGCACTACGAAGATATCCGAATCCACAAGGTCGGGGCTGAATGGACCGAGCTCAGGGataaggaggaggagcaggagtcTTTCCCCGTGCGGAGGTTCAACACTCCGGGATTCAAGAACTAAATGTACCTGGAATACGCAGGAATTGAGGTCCAGCTTAACTTTAGGATAGTGGTGCAAGACAACCTGGTCTTTCAGATGTCTTGAAACAAGGAATAAAGTGCGGCCTGCCCTGAGAGTTTGATGTCCGAAGAGTGATGGGATGTGTGAATGAGCGAGAGTGTCTCACGGCAGGGTTCAATAACACGCGCTGGTGCAGAGACCCAGGTCCATGTCAAGCTGCGTGTCAGAGTAGAAGGATGTTGGTGATATTTCTGCCTCTTATCGCTGTCTGCACATCGGTTTTCAAAAAAGGACCAAAGAAAGCCGAGGATAGAAAACCAATAAAAAGGCCTCCATGACATCGTCTTCTTTATGAACCTAAGTTGCAGTACGTAGTACTTGATCGGAGGTCACGGCGCTAGCTGACCGGCTTCCTTCCACCCCACCCCGATGCTCCGGCCGAACTAACTCCTCTCCTCATCCACACCATCACTCTCAACTCACCTCTTCGGACCCATATCATGCATGCCATGCGCCCATCAAAACAGAATCGGACCAAGTCTCGCAGCGGGTGCGAGCAGTGTAAACGCCGCAAGGTCAAGTGCGACGAGAAGCGGCCAGTGTGCACACGCTGCCAGCTCCGTCACGAGACATGCACCGGCAACTTTAGCCACGATGTTTGGCAGATCGAAAGGCCTTGGATATCTCAGGAGCGCGCCCCCTCGGCCCCTAGCGCTCTTGAAAACGACACCCTCAGGCATTGGTACGACAGCGCCTGTCTCAGTATGGCCATCTTCTACCCGCCCGCGAATCCCCTCTCGCATACTCTTTCTGGCTGGCTGCGGCACTCCAAAGCTCTAAGACATACACTGGAGAGTGTATCAGAGGCCCATCAACAGCATTTCTTACCAGACAAGTTGTCGTCTGCTCTTCAAACCAGGGGTTTGGCCATCTCATCCCTGCGCAAGGAGATCGATCGGTTGCAATCATCACAAACAAAACATCAAACTCTCCTTCGCACCACGATACTATCTTCCCTGATACTGTTTGTTTCTTCAGCTTGGCTGGATCCTTCTGGAAAAGACTCTGGCATCATCTTCCTCAGCGGCATAAGCAATACTGTCGAGTCTCTGGCCAATGCGTCGCCGACCGACCCTTTCACATTTTATCTCTTCGGCTTGTACCTTTACTGCGAAGCCTTCTCATCCTTTCTGGTCCCTACGGGGAGTCCATATCCATCTACCGCTTCAGTTCTAAGAGCAGTTCAAAGACAGCCATTCGATTCTCTCATCCACCCCGTTACCGGAGTCTCGAGTACTCTCTGCCCCCTCATTTCAGAGGCAGGCCAGTATTTCCGCCGGGTTCTTGACTCGGGATCCACGTTTATGTCAACCTATCGAGACCTGGAAAAACGTCTGCGCGACTGGGAACCCCCCGAGGCCGCGCCTAAGCAGGAACGGCTCCTACAGCTAGCTGAAGGATATCGCAGTATTGGCCTCATCATGCTTTACCAGGCCAACGCCACACAAGGCCAAGGGACCTCTGAAGGTTCGTCTTTGACAGAGATGGTGCTTGAAGTTATGAAAACGTTGAGGTATGTCCCCGACGAGGATCCTTTGCTCAACTGGGTGGGACCGCTGCTTGTCATCACCGGCCCTGAGCTGCCTGCGACATTTGTAGAGGAGAGAGCGTTGGTGGAAACGTTGTTCCAGAGGCTGGCGAAATGGACTCGTATTCAGACGTACAATCGTGGGTTGGAGCTTGTGAGAGAAGTTTGGAAATTAAGAGACCTGGGGATTGAAGTGTCCTGGTTGGAGGTTATGCTGGATCAAGGAATATCCTTGGCAATTCTGTGAAGCTCCATAGTCACTTCGCTAGATGGTTTACTAACATGCAGGTCATTGGCTATATTCCCTATTCTGTGACGCTGCGGTGTTGATGTTTTTTGTTGATATTTGCACTCGCCTTCTCAGTCAACCAGAGGGTGTTGGTGAACTGAACACTGGCACCATATTCGTCATAAGAGCCATGATCGAGACGTTGCGGAAACATCAGGATCTGTGTGCTGATGCCTCTAAGGGAGACTTGACATCTGCCCGGTCGCCAAGCCATAGCTTCTTGGTTTGCCTGATGTTTCATAGAACTATGCTCTTCAGTCGTTCAAGGCGAGTCGACCCGCCCAGAATATGCATCCTTGCGTGCTAAGACCAGCAGTGCATGCAATGCTACTACGGCCCTAGACGGATCTCCAGGATCATGACAAGACGCGGGTAatctctctccttctcccggGAGGTTCCACTTTGAGTCATGTCCCATGcatcggcatcggcatcggcatcggcgCCTCCAACATGCAACTTGCACCAACTCACGGGGTTTAGCTTGAGCATAAAGGGCAACGTTTGGACCTTCAGCTGtgtttattatctataagttTCAATCAGTTCTCATCAACCTAACTACAGCTACGACGCCGAAATGCCTGACTATTCAGTAATCGAAACAACCTTGGACTCCATAGTCGCCTCTCCCCGCACTTTGGACCTTCTCCGAGACCTTCACAAGCAAGCACTTGACGAGCCGCCATATGTGAGCACAGATGGTCCCGCCTCGACGGCTCTTGACAAGTTTGTCGCCTTGGACCCTGATAAGTGCGCGTTTGTCTACCTTCTCCTGCGGTCTATGCAGGCTCGCTTCGTCGTCGAGGCGGGAACGTCGTTTGGTGTGAGCACTATATACCTGGCCCTCGCAGTGTCCCAAAATTCTGGCTCGCAGCCTGGAAAGGTGATTGCTACCGAGAATGAAGCGACAAAGGCGTCACGGGCTCGAGAGCACTGGAGCGCCGCTGGTGATGACATTGAGAAGTTCATCGAATTAA
This region includes:
- a CDS encoding Choline transport protein — translated: MDAETPTKEHKGQQLDQLQRSPSMSIMDGQHRNIHEKPFTIWTAMGIGHSITNTAITLIVGLASGAALGGPPLFIYGFIMMAIIAVAVAISLGELASALPHSGGQYYWVAVLAPPSCRRFLSYVTGIVGWAGAVCTCASVCLAVPTTIFAMVSLTHPDFEYKPWMGFVGFQVLNLLAFSFNCFERVLPWVSRFLLAFTVCTVTVVFVSILAASPHKQTGEGLFVNLYNISGWPNGVAFLIGLNAPNWAFSCLDATVHLADEVPNPRRNIPQALLVTVALGTATGFPIILALFLSAPSVETIVNSATPSLQIFYDAFSQNTAAALGLQSIVLVSAAGAIIGIHTWQSRIAWAFSKDKGFPFHRFLSQIAPEPYGTPIYAHIWCCCWTAVLGCIYMGSQLAFNSLVSGGILLQYITYSTCIACLLWHGRSRITPGPFWFPKLGLVANIVVLVWTLIALVFYCFPSFIPVQADLMNYVSCVIVGVFLYALVYWVAFGRKEYQTPEPEQYD
- a CDS encoding Acetoacetate decarboxylase, coding for MSFIASPEQVRAFEEFSSKPSFSQEAIVIDFTTTPEYVRSVLPPGLEPGDTPTGHILMSTMESKLCGEFDCAIVSLDVKYRGKAGTFMLEIIISNDLPVTWGREVWGEAKKTGTCRLWRSGDWRYAYAERNGVRLLEVQAKFGEDLPPRVRDAINFEIKAYPHSQGKGLQWEPLISTLEVREHDVHHSVGEGRLTIRGTTADPLHSIPILAVSEFKYTTGRADYTVVSVDELGVGEAYLPHLIGRHYEDIRIHKVGAEWTELRDKEEEQESFPVRRFNTPGFKN